In the Aneurinibacillus soli genome, one interval contains:
- a CDS encoding tyrosine-type recombinase/integrase produces the protein MKNGYYHMYCPKDVQSRYKLLVFDETNKPFLPLTDFYDDVSRKISKSSALSYLQSLLPFFTWMDRYSNYQGERVTWSYHPEAIRVAVEDYLMNEMACKVREKDSFRFVKLSNKSPNTVHRFLSALKSFYKSLITLRQYMYANPLIDSHAILDDYKVHTEGVRENKPRMPAEAGTEDPLVHRRLTDSYFKLINEEWQPEIIDDPFLYHKVKQAGNQANWSLREKVIARMLFETGARASEVIELTIGDYRSRKSFQEVNTFNKGSHGRRVKFLRFSKDTVKLLFQYINQERKKFDPLGRDFDFLPNDEPMFLTERGTPFNYQAWYPHWNKVITLLDMRLNPHKTRHWFVTISMREIYNISKNDVEIAQRKNELITYMKWKQKDTIEVYEHHFDEESHRNLHDKMLENMTEKEKEYMEQSKRKRTKKTVLNVLEIEKETELDTDIQALLDGLED, from the coding sequence ATGAAAAATGGTTATTATCACATGTATTGTCCGAAGGATGTTCAAAGTCGGTACAAGTTGCTTGTATTTGACGAAACTAACAAGCCATTTTTACCGCTAACAGACTTTTACGATGATGTGAGTAGGAAGATATCAAAAAGTTCGGCATTATCGTATCTCCAATCCCTTCTTCCATTCTTTACTTGGATGGATAGATACAGCAACTATCAAGGGGAACGTGTCACTTGGAGTTACCATCCAGAAGCAATACGAGTTGCTGTTGAAGATTACTTGATGAATGAAATGGCATGCAAGGTACGAGAAAAAGACTCTTTTCGATTTGTAAAACTCTCAAATAAAAGCCCAAATACGGTTCATCGTTTTCTTTCAGCTCTCAAGTCGTTCTATAAATCCCTTATCACGCTGAGACAGTATATGTACGCCAACCCTCTTATAGATTCTCATGCAATTCTGGATGATTATAAAGTCCATACCGAAGGTGTAAGAGAAAATAAGCCTCGGATGCCTGCAGAAGCAGGAACGGAAGACCCTCTTGTGCATAGACGGTTGACAGATTCCTACTTCAAACTCATTAACGAAGAATGGCAACCTGAGATTATTGACGACCCTTTTCTATACCATAAAGTCAAACAGGCGGGTAATCAGGCAAATTGGTCTCTGCGAGAGAAAGTAATTGCTCGTATGCTGTTTGAGACAGGAGCAAGGGCCTCAGAAGTCATTGAATTAACGATTGGAGATTATCGTTCCCGTAAGTCCTTTCAAGAAGTAAACACGTTTAACAAGGGAAGTCATGGTCGTAGAGTGAAATTTCTTCGTTTTAGCAAAGATACAGTGAAACTTCTGTTTCAATACATTAATCAGGAACGTAAGAAGTTTGACCCTCTTGGGCGGGATTTCGATTTTCTACCTAATGATGAACCCATGTTCCTAACGGAACGTGGAACGCCATTTAATTATCAAGCTTGGTATCCTCATTGGAATAAGGTAATAACGTTGCTGGACATGAGGTTAAACCCACATAAAACGAGGCACTGGTTCGTCACAATAAGTATGCGTGAGATTTACAACATTTCCAAGAATGATGTAGAAATTGCCCAACGCAAGAATGAACTTATTACGTACATGAAGTGGAAACAAAAAGACACCATTGAAGTGTACGAGCATCATTTTGATGAAGAGAGCCATCGAAACTTGCACGACAAAATGCTTGAAAACATGACAGAGAAAGAAAAAGAATACATGGAACAATCAAAACGTAAACGAACGAAAAAAACCGTACTCAATGTGTTGGAAATAGAGAAAGAAACAGAGTTAGATACAGATATACAAGCTCTATTAGACGGGTTGGAGGACTAA
- a CDS encoding helix-turn-helix domain-containing protein, which translates to MKVYTVKELASAVGKHEETIKRWLRSGKFPNAFRNSDKEGWRIPESDLVHIKQGTGFVREDSQQSEEAVQQDVDELELVRLAYEAVTLTSPTEEILTILSVVGIKRTLEILLIMQQSAAKVKNPDGFIKKAIRENWSPTTVPVKLPKKQSKHFYDLTQQDYEATENKGESDYPSKFPFYNWLEE; encoded by the coding sequence ATGAAAGTATATACAGTAAAAGAATTGGCATCTGCTGTAGGAAAACACGAAGAAACCATAAAGCGCTGGTTGCGTTCTGGCAAGTTTCCTAACGCATTTCGCAATAGCGATAAAGAAGGATGGAGAATCCCTGAGAGCGACCTTGTGCATATCAAACAGGGAACAGGATTTGTGAGAGAAGATTCTCAGCAAAGTGAGGAGGCAGTACAGCAAGATGTGGATGAACTGGAGTTAGTGAGATTAGCGTATGAGGCAGTCACATTGACATCCCCTACGGAGGAAATCCTTACTATTCTGTCCGTTGTTGGTATCAAACGAACCTTAGAAATTTTGCTTATCATGCAACAATCTGCCGCAAAAGTGAAAAACCCTGACGGGTTTATTAAGAAAGCCATTCGGGAGAATTGGAGTCCAACGACTGTTCCTGTTAAATTACCGAAGAAGCAAAGTAAGCATTTTTATGACCTTACACAACAGGACTACGAGGCGACGGAAAATAAAGGCGAGAGTGACTATCCGTCAAAATTTCCTTTCTACAATTGGTTGGAAGAATAA
- the ytfJ gene encoding GerW family sporulation protein, which yields MGEHPIQGLMKTAMENIREMVDVNTIIGDPIETPDGSVILPVSKVGFGFAAGGTEFESYKDGTHQQNSQSGVMHGNSMQSGEEKGFPFGGGSGGGISITPVAFLVVNRDGIRTVSLREDVHLYDRLLDMAPAAFDKIKEMFDSCQVTEKKKSCRRKGDKPGNHVIDDLVWE from the coding sequence ATGGGAGAGCATCCGATTCAAGGGTTAATGAAGACGGCGATGGAAAACATCCGCGAAATGGTAGACGTTAATACAATTATCGGGGACCCGATTGAAACACCGGACGGCAGTGTCATTCTGCCGGTATCCAAAGTGGGCTTTGGCTTTGCGGCTGGTGGAACGGAGTTTGAATCGTATAAGGATGGAACACACCAACAGAACAGCCAGAGCGGCGTAATGCATGGAAATAGTATGCAGAGCGGAGAAGAGAAAGGATTTCCATTTGGCGGTGGAAGTGGGGGCGGGATCTCGATTACCCCGGTCGCCTTTCTTGTTGTGAATCGGGATGGTATCCGTACAGTATCACTTCGGGAAGATGTACATCTATATGACCGCCTGCTGGACATGGCTCCAGCGGCATTTGATAAAATTAAGGAAATGTTTGATAGCTGCCAAGTCACTGAGAAGAAGAAATCCTGTCGTAGAAAGGGAGATAAGCCGGGCAATCATGTGATTGATGATCTGGTGTGGGAATAG
- a CDS encoding DUF2953 domain-containing protein, producing MNGWLLGLGIAGVILLIIWFTSLRIQIVYRRQAENDDLEIELSVYGRLLRYRIHANMLQLRNLRTGVKIAEEADAGTDSASEEKERKKKEWITPHTIAELKRTFMDVRRRVYDMDEILRTTLKCVLGENLEWQTHVGVGEAAATGAVSGMVWTAKNVALAILGRYITLYTEPKLMVVPDFSRTRLDIRFLCILRLRIGHAIIAAIRIAIHYFRKGR from the coding sequence ATGAACGGGTGGCTGCTTGGCCTGGGTATTGCCGGTGTAATACTGCTCATCATCTGGTTTACATCGCTGCGTATCCAGATCGTATACCGGCGGCAGGCGGAAAATGATGATTTGGAGATTGAATTATCTGTATACGGGAGGCTGCTTCGCTATCGAATCCATGCCAATATGCTTCAGCTTCGGAACTTGCGAACCGGGGTAAAAATAGCGGAGGAAGCCGATGCCGGCACGGACTCGGCTTCGGAGGAAAAGGAACGGAAAAAGAAAGAGTGGATTACCCCGCATACAATTGCAGAGTTGAAGCGTACATTCATGGATGTACGGCGGCGTGTGTACGATATGGACGAGATTTTACGTACCACACTTAAATGCGTGCTCGGTGAAAATTTGGAGTGGCAGACGCATGTCGGAGTGGGAGAGGCAGCGGCGACAGGCGCAGTGAGCGGCATGGTATGGACTGCCAAAAATGTTGCACTTGCGATTCTCGGGCGCTATATAACCTTATATACGGAGCCTAAGCTTATGGTCGTGCCGGATTTTTCCCGGACCCGGCTCGATATTCGTTTTCTTTGCATACTCCGACTGCGCATCGGACATGCTATCATTGCAGCGATTCGCATAGCAATCCATTATTTTCGGAAAGGGCGTTGA
- a CDS encoding S-layer homology domain-containing protein encodes MNRIFLRSLLSCLLTVSLFAGHAPQSASAAAAFHDINDHWAKGQIRSLAQQGIVTGINSDTYAPDRPLTRSEFVVMLARVFKSDLKTKGSAYEVKKYYRDVDVSDFYADELVRLNRAGIIDDRGSFYGDRYITRQEMAHYLVNAYNYLYGQNLSTFVNANQSSFTDSSKISPRYRDDVVIADKIHLITGRDGGKFAPRDTLTRGEAASVIYRFSQLIPYEDKGVRSGPSLANINDAYYKNGKLYITFTYSLSGAGYNGQIIVITRSGKQVKIDVEPVKLDGSSSTGHFKQTRTITIEESGVQTIFVRMNGKETARFNV; translated from the coding sequence TTGAATCGCATCTTTTTGCGCTCCCTGCTCAGCTGTCTACTCACAGTCAGCCTGTTTGCCGGGCATGCGCCGCAGTCTGCATCTGCCGCTGCTGCATTTCATGATATTAATGACCACTGGGCCAAAGGACAAATCCGCTCGCTTGCTCAGCAGGGTATTGTAACGGGAATAAATTCAGACACGTATGCGCCGGACCGGCCACTCACACGTAGCGAGTTCGTCGTCATGCTAGCCCGTGTTTTTAAAAGCGATTTGAAAACAAAAGGTTCAGCTTACGAGGTTAAAAAATACTACCGCGATGTAGACGTATCCGATTTTTATGCGGATGAACTTGTGCGATTGAATCGGGCAGGCATCATTGATGATCGCGGCTCCTTCTACGGGGATCGTTACATTACCCGGCAGGAGATGGCGCATTATCTAGTTAATGCCTATAACTATTTATACGGTCAGAATTTATCTACGTTCGTCAACGCAAACCAGAGCTCCTTTACGGATTCCAGCAAGATCTCTCCCCGCTACCGGGATGATGTTGTCATCGCAGACAAGATCCACCTCATCACCGGGCGTGACGGAGGGAAATTCGCTCCGCGTGATACACTGACACGCGGGGAGGCGGCATCCGTGATTTATCGCTTCAGCCAGTTAATCCCGTATGAGGACAAGGGCGTGCGATCCGGCCCTAGCCTTGCGAACATAAATGATGCTTACTATAAAAACGGTAAGCTCTACATTACCTTTACGTATTCATTAAGCGGCGCCGGCTATAACGGACAGATTATCGTCATTACCCGCTCTGGGAAGCAAGTGAAAATTGATGTCGAACCGGTTAAACTTGATGGGAGCTCTTCAACCGGCCACTTCAAGCAGACCCGTACCATCACCATTGAAGAATCTGGCGTCCAAACGATTTTCGTTCGCATGAACGGAAAAGAGACCGCCCGTTTTAACGTCTAG
- a CDS encoding CoA-transferase subunit beta — translation MTDKQYVKPGEYSVVDMLAVAAAREVQDGEVVFAGTGLPMLAIMLAQKVNAPNSKLIYEAGTIDSRGDSLPSSVGDPRCVTQASVASGLFDVFNQLQRGKVDLAYLGGAEIDKYGNVNTTAVGDYTSPSVRFPGSGGNPDINSLAKRTVFIMVQEKRRFKESVDYITSPGWMIRKWPEGTLAHRKDVYGKKFLGGPSAVITNMAVFRFDEEAGTIYVDTIHPGITREQLQENTGFELDFTRCKGETELPTYEELRILHENVDPEGIFLPARG, via the coding sequence ATGACAGACAAACAATATGTAAAACCAGGTGAGTACTCGGTTGTAGATATGTTAGCTGTTGCGGCTGCTCGTGAAGTGCAAGACGGTGAGGTTGTATTTGCCGGAACCGGATTACCGATGCTTGCGATTATGCTCGCGCAAAAAGTGAATGCACCCAACAGCAAACTGATTTACGAGGCGGGTACGATTGATTCCAGGGGAGACTCTCTCCCATCTTCGGTAGGGGACCCACGTTGTGTTACCCAGGCTTCTGTTGCATCGGGTCTGTTTGATGTATTTAACCAGCTTCAGCGCGGTAAAGTCGATCTTGCGTACCTAGGTGGAGCTGAGATCGATAAATACGGTAATGTAAACACAACCGCTGTTGGTGATTATACGTCTCCTTCTGTGCGTTTCCCGGGCAGCGGCGGCAATCCGGATATTAACTCGCTTGCCAAACGAACTGTGTTTATTATGGTACAGGAGAAGCGCCGTTTCAAAGAAAGTGTTGATTATATTACATCCCCGGGCTGGATGATACGCAAATGGCCGGAAGGAACACTCGCGCATCGCAAAGACGTATACGGGAAAAAGTTTCTCGGAGGACCGAGCGCGGTGATTACGAATATGGCGGTATTCCGCTTTGATGAAGAAGCAGGTACCATCTATGTTGATACGATTCATCCGGGTATCACGCGCGAACAGCTTCAGGAGAACACAGGATTTGAGCTTGATTTTACCCGTTGTAAAGGTGAAACAGAGCTTCCGACATATGAAGAGCTCCGCATTCTGCATGAAAATGTCGATCCAGAAGGGATTTTCCTTCCGGCACGCGGTTAA
- a CDS encoding CoA transferase subunit A — translation MQDKRCTLQEAIQMINDNDMITFSGFVIWRRPMAAIYEMLRQGKKGLHLVEVNSGTHAELLIGAGAVSIWESCWIGHELYGKVPYCLDRKLKEGTIIAEDYSHQHMLYRMAAGAMGIPYMPTWASRGTDILNPEYDMLERAGLRNGANDKIPVKKFDYAQDPFYNEGEVIHVPAVRPNVCIVHAQQVGEEGTIRISGQTYSDEQAIKAADRVIVLAEEIVPESYLREEPERNLVPGYLVDAIVELPWAAHPTGAYGCYDVDGAFIREFASACKTEEGFRAWVDEWVYGVRDHDEYLDKLGFSRLEKLRANSYHKYSTKVKRGSR, via the coding sequence ATGCAGGACAAACGCTGCACATTGCAGGAAGCAATTCAGATGATCAACGATAACGATATGATCACATTTAGCGGTTTTGTAATCTGGCGTCGCCCGATGGCGGCTATTTATGAAATGCTGCGCCAGGGGAAGAAAGGACTTCATCTTGTAGAAGTGAACTCAGGCACACATGCTGAACTTTTGATTGGAGCAGGAGCTGTGTCGATCTGGGAATCGTGCTGGATAGGACATGAACTGTATGGTAAAGTGCCGTACTGTCTGGATAGAAAGTTAAAAGAAGGAACGATTATTGCGGAGGATTACAGCCATCAGCATATGCTGTACCGTATGGCGGCCGGTGCGATGGGCATTCCGTATATGCCAACATGGGCATCGCGTGGAACCGATATTTTGAATCCAGAGTACGATATGCTTGAGCGTGCCGGACTGCGCAATGGTGCCAATGACAAAATTCCTGTGAAAAAATTCGATTACGCACAGGACCCGTTCTACAATGAAGGGGAAGTGATTCATGTGCCAGCTGTGCGTCCGAATGTATGCATTGTCCATGCTCAGCAGGTAGGGGAAGAGGGTACGATCCGCATCAGTGGGCAGACGTATTCCGATGAGCAGGCGATTAAAGCTGCGGATCGAGTCATTGTACTAGCAGAAGAAATCGTGCCGGAATCGTATTTGCGCGAGGAACCAGAGCGTAATCTCGTTCCAGGTTATCTTGTTGATGCGATTGTTGAACTGCCATGGGCGGCGCATCCGACCGGAGCATACGGATGTTATGACGTAGACGGTGCGTTTATTCGTGAGTTTGCATCCGCTTGCAAAACAGAAGAAGGATTTCGTGCATGGGTAGATGAATGGGTGTACGGTGTGCGAGATCACGATGAATATTTGGACAAGCTAGGTTTCTCTCGCTTAGAGAAGCTTCGCGCTAATTCTTATCATAAATATAGTACAAAAGTGAAACGGGGGTCGCGTTAA